One region of Thunnus albacares chromosome 20, fThuAlb1.1, whole genome shotgun sequence genomic DNA includes:
- the nog2 gene encoding noggin-2, which yields MGLSQTLLIYVLVCVHLGVSQHYLRLRPSPSDHLPVPDLKEDPDPEYDPREQDLAERTLRKKLGSNFDPNFMSISSPMLVNLSAPDNQVKLQGPMPNEIKKLDLTETPYGKRVKVGKKARRKFLQWLWTYTHCPVVYTWKDLGVRFWPRYIKEGNCFSERSCSFPEGMSCKPVKSINKIFLRWYCQGFLRQKYCTWIQVQYPIISECKCSC from the coding sequence ATGGGCCTCTCTCAAACGCTACTCATTTACGTGCTAGTGTGCGTTCACCTAGGAGTTTCCCAGCATTACCTTCGCCTCCGTCCATCGCCCAGTGATCACCTCCCTGTGCCCGACCTGAAGGAGGACCCCGACCCGGAGTACGACCCCAGGGAGCAGGACTTGGCCGAGAGGACTCTGAGGAAAAAGCTCGGCAGCAACTTTGACCCCAACTTCATGTCCATCAGCTCGCCCATGCTGGTGAACCTCTCCGCGCCAGACAACCAGGTGAAGCTGCAGGGGCCCATGCCTAACGAGATTAAAAAGCTGGACCTCACAGAGACCCCCTATGGAAAGCGGGTAAAAGTGGGCAAGAAAGCCCGCAGGAAATTTCTGCAGTGGCTGTGGACCTATACGCACTGTCCAGTGGTGTACACCTGGAAGGATTTGGGCGTGAGGTTCTGGCCACGTTACATCAAGGAGGGAAACTGTTTCTCTGAGCGCTCTTGCTCCTTCCCTGAGGGGATGTCTTGCAAGCCCGTCAAGTCAATCAACAAGATTTTCCTCCGGTGGTATTGTCAAGGGTTTCTAAGACAGAAATACTGTACGTGGATACAGGTGCAATACCCAATCATCTCAGAGTGCAAGTGTTCGTGCTGA